AGCCAATGACTCTGTAAACTCTTGCATGCTTTtcatgtacatatcaacaatatcCTGCTGAACCACTGTCTGCTCTGGCTCAATGTTTATGCTGATGATTGGTCTCATGAATTCAACCTTTGATGGCGCAGATGAATCAGCTTCACCATCTGTGACCTCTGAGCTCTTATCTTTTCTGCTTGGAGATGCTGTGACTGACAACACATCAGAGATGGATTGAGATGCAACTGGAAGTGTTACAGGAGAATATTCAGCCATGGAAACACTGCTTATGGTAGTGTCATTTTTCAGTGCATTATCAGAATCAAGAGATCCAAGTCTCTTGGCGGATGAGAAGCTTTCCACAAGGCGCACCCCTGCATCATCCTCGACACAGTTGCCACTCTCTGAAGTCACCAAGCTCTCTGAACTTTGTGTCTCCATATCAGTGCTCTGTAGCCCGAAGTACTCAGAAACCATCTGTTGATTTTCATTAGCCACCTTCAGGTCGGGGAATTCAATCTTCTCATACTCACAGGGAATTGAGTCGTCAGTTTCTGCATCCGGCAAATTAGCCTCAGTAATCACAGTTTTTGGCACTGACGTGATTGCCATAACATCCGGGGAAGCACCAACGTAAGAGAGCGACAACTGAACGAAGCCCGCAGGAGAATGGAAGAGATCAGTAGATGAGAGGGAGAACTCCTGCACCAACTTGGCTTTAGCTAAGAGGACATCCGAAAGGGGCACCAGCGCGAACCCCAGCAGCTGGTCCTCGAGGTAGTTCTTCACCCTACTAAGCATCCATATCTCACATTTCAGCGATGACTCGATCGTTCGGACACTTAGCCGGAGATTCTCGTTGAAGACCGGATTCCGCCCCCCGCCGTTGATGATCCGGGTGGAGACAGCGACGTCGGGGTCGCTGGTGAGACAGAGCTTGGCATAAACATCTTGCTTATGGTAGATGCAGATGTTGTGAATGTCGCGAGCCTGGTAAATGAAGACCTCGAGAAACCCAATGAACACTTGGGGATCGAATTCGCCGTCGAAAGTGGTGGAGTCCTGGACGACGGCCGCCGATTTCGACTTCCCGGGCTCAGCAGCGGCAGTGGGGGAGTCGGAGGTCGCTGAGAAGAGTTGGTAGGAGTCCATCGATTGAAGCAGTGCCTGCAAGGACACCAGAAGAATTAAGCTGAAGAAGTCAGATCAAGAACTGCGATCAGAACTGGAACAAGAACTAAGATTGGAATGTTTGGGAACAGAAACACTAGCAAAATACAGTACAGAAAAATTGAGGATGAAGCTAATATCTCTTCTCGCTCAAGAAATCGAAGCACAAGAACCAAGCCTGCAGTGAGAGAACTGATATAAGAATTGAGGATTGCAAGACACTGGGAAAAATAAGAACTTGGCAGTTGGAGTGGTAATAGCGATCTACTCCGAGATCTTCGGAGCAAATCCAACCCAGATGACAAAGCATCGTCAAGCCCTCGGGACCAGATTGTTCTGTACCTCAGAAGAGCCCTTCGAGCCTAAAAAATCCAAACATCACACACAAATCGAGTCCCAAAATCCAAACTTTGGACGGAGAAGCCCCGAGAAAAGGAGCAAACTTCAGCGCATGTTGAATTCAAGAGGGACCAATCAACAACCAACAATAAAAGCGACCCACAGCACAAACACAAAAACCCCACCTTTAATCGAGAGCGAGCACCAGCACCAGAATCCGAGGCGGAACGGGACGAAAGCGCACCGAAAGGCTTCAAGGGGAACTCAAATCTCGGCGGACTCCCAAGGGGACAAAGGGGCAAAAGGATGACCTCAAAGGCGGAACCAGGTCTTCCTCTTTCTCCCAAAAGTCAGCAAATTTCAATTAGAAACATCA
The window above is part of the Musa acuminata AAA Group cultivar baxijiao chromosome BXJ2-6, Cavendish_Baxijiao_AAA, whole genome shotgun sequence genome. Proteins encoded here:
- the LOC135585400 gene encoding uncharacterized protein LOC135585400, which encodes MDSYQLFSATSDSPTAAAEPGKSKSAAVVQDSTTFDGEFDPQVFIGFLEVFIYQARDIHNICIYHKQDVYAKLCLTSDPDVAVSTRIINGGGRNPVFNENLRLSVRTIESSLKCEIWMLSRVKNYLEDQLLGFALVPLSDVLLAKAKLVQEFSLSSTDLFHSPAGFVQLSLSYVGASPDVMAITSVPKTVITEANLPDAETDDSIPCEYEKIEFPDLKVANENQQMVSEYFGLQSTDMETQSSESLVTSESGNCVEDDAGVRLVESFSSAKRLGSLDSDNALKNDTTISSVSMAEYSPVTLPVASQSISDVLSVTASPSRKDKSSEVTDGEADSSAPSKVEFMRPIISINIEPEQTVVQQDIVDMYMKSMQEFTESLAKMKLPMDMETSSSPSVENASPDSERKVTTPKGIGSKVFYGSRAFF